In the Harmonia axyridis chromosome 3, icHarAxyr1.1, whole genome shotgun sequence genome, one interval contains:
- the LOC123676490 gene encoding uncharacterized protein LOC123676490 isoform X2: protein MAKGDNFRSSELLGVLNQVSSAINNSPSNIYINPSVLKEILALDKELSAVLNDLNLTHNERSRQLLQRLASCSNGKLAVVTSREGKALCIRSSKSSSQSANLEETTESSGDDNESSSSSISLYSTDSIISEKSEDEPENDRKKNLVIRCNYNSDSEGISKNVLQVFPSCQTPPPLCDPCCENTSIFPSPCKSPCPPKKKVCKSRESCKTARLEALRRDKLERECRKKQEKERAEQKKERDRQRKAQEKEKKAKDKERKEKEKQLAKEKKKREAMQQKMEAKRSKSEEAARRREEKDRMKACKLALKRPICAGKPVCAGKPVCGEKPVCGEKPVCGEKPICGVKPICAEKPVCGEPPCSSRSDPRGVCKPELPCDLPPKCWFSCKGTQAANARRRAPSDCKTPPSPCPGRSRFARFLSSFGNSGLQLRLIPPGDSCRSTRSCILPKFCLPRTITLDSSCGIPKIKITRGPCADPCSPSPCGSPPCGPAPCGPQPCRLPRCSRSPSFPRLKPCVIPPCRMKVPCASVPCAPVPCGPVPCEPKPCQSRPCTPPPPCIPRFSGPRAHTPPPCATSPCGPLFPPNPRPCSSKPSVCAQPPPCNTPPCPTPKPCDPYPCQPQPCASAPCTPRPCASKVPCTQPVCSSRPCTPIRRISKCRVSLAACNSRPCTPPTCPPMPCSPQPCTPPPCSSAPCSRCGSRPCTPTMPCPPQPCGPTPCASSPCTQPSCGQMPCGSGSNCVPCPMRPCLSKPRVYDPCPSSTCFRPRKQPYSCDSMCNVRKWACCTKRMRIPKPCLPGSCTKDPCPPEPCRKAFRPSRTPVCGPAFYPEPPCGSGRICPYSPVCSDTKICPRQKPCYPRTCRWSRPCTPSCSDSDICPKSSCRPRKCTPSPVCSLADACYKGRKCSPPWWTSRCPYDPCPPRPCSRSPSCYSLDGCSDDSRCPRRRCSSRRYWSPYCSDDEFWYMKRYPYPPWWRYYPLDGPPRCSMENLCYRPSCLYPCLPRECASIPCASTPCRASSCSPPRKSLSCTPPSCRTPCGTPRPSRCASPCYPRPCSPPPCPPPPPSCPPYPPPCPPQYPPPCPSPYPPCLPPPYPPPPCPPPCFPPPCPQYPPCPPTPCSSGASVPPCGPTPCWPPPPPPSCGQPDPCGPPCPRPRCIRSPPCLKKLPKSCKLKQKPCFAKACNPAPCPLKPCSPPPSCPTSPCVTPAPSCGQVESPPCYPAQSSTSFCSNYWPYPYPPYYWPYYQGYPSCYPSQTYSGPGCRPPLPKICLSKLKCSKLYHMSCGSGLPKYNSRSSSASSVSSCSSSNSSSSSSGSTSSSRSTSSCSSTSNASPRYCVASCRNSSSNLFKCKRRISRSSVCSSCDSSPRHTICNTNDRCHPSRQPCGSPLPCNFFPPCQPGPVCIPPVPCRFPVSCARSQVCSSATDLHCESRLRCRGIEHYDDRIKFELQKIGINQLIQASKPAKCCKQTVLNQPSKEELPYAASLASLPLDRADIRVIRQSVRMATQKTECNYTSMENRTKLVYYANLVKDNFDDKKPKDPQVYKVCYFYLTLDDTDTVRNALKKSHSKGSSFKFFQIFNWSEKISKGSAKGPTQAVDLATSLDFKQLISSKRTDENLRVISQENSTDALEDMVFSDLFHVKQSGVGDSKPGNSLDDNCIHDLSLKKTRKKNQKLNINFTMTESSFENDSLLFENKRNCNSLAIDSVENFRNFQKTYNSFSQTDMTHLSPELSRHSILVDVGSQTINRNRKVVIDNRKFSEEIMRLLSSSESDGLQYLKQNTNCLVYTSDATLETDSLEVHMKSGNFKANLDNDEDFEHATQDFEDAIKDVLGEIRQLASMAESLKSKEFLFIKESVPKSRDYMTQNTICSTLEEFTSPLTEDGSPKGNEIVLTKTLSASAELFRKQISKGQFIVRMYNSVNEIIGEIYGEAEKLAKLRRNRIAISGKKENVEETRCKKSVRHFDAEKKISPAKEKKGPKNTPESLRTVYTSTGKIITKFYDSNGKALTSIYNPDGERIAGTSSPKKLAKVLFDNKGNFVSGYYDSQGNILKAVYDSQKKLLKKTFNSEMLLIKFPSDDNKKNNKRIFNAQGFPVYQFHSDQGKLLTSIYDFEGHLIRGTFLGNISQLFPRLFDRHGKFILGRYNRSGKIIKRIFDSNGHNLQQLYKSDRTTLQKVPVKLKLLNHKGETVKKFFKKNKIPMTHVYDALGNLLCQASDGNPKDLFSRLFDLDGFFILGRLDEHRHLIDAVYDERGKKILQVQVLDSETGEMAKALKLYNFQGKPLVNFFDESGECLRNIHDVKGGVVETSPTGRAIKLAGRLFDMAGYFIQGRYDAQKNQIREIYDHDGYKILQVYDVHGKPVRRIPQANTIFDSVGKEIKHLYNSEHKILSSIYDTNGDMIGGVLSLDAEELAPFLFDLEGKFINSRLDSRMSLIKHVYDSKENVLSRVYTQGSLCLNGSRIFKEKSKPVKTVYVKLECKEKSHSNLKEAETLFDNRCQAFSKALSSPLTMAKLPTKLSKMDELPSRKRKRGEECFEEGKSVSVKCQCKINDKKDNGRPGTSVSIGKRSTVQKLSELITRSQSCHHQSKKKKIEKKCTKKSSKKSENSSKNKTEGNHHNDHHKTSSSPQKQHFRDTKVLTTVMPCYETTRASVQRNGDSLESLLDDYLRHGQVTRRTKDKNHHYKKKPINYEMIEDTLLECLNLTRDPNSLKRMSHTILQYFTQVVFNQIKNNYYKQLSKKRKCSWAKRPESTVLFFNRKYACGYAVCNDSKKNIKETISSFVSWETCDELLPEGEASNETIDHPKPEEETPPISPSKEPQLDSDSFTHEMEENSDSVIFSDQSQESEVAITLEDIAKEAFLCNLPNAPPFILKMSKVTASNTLPEDKDKSEICCSSLSVTSTDVSFDTDDYTNSVSSMLEKKRSTYTKVPDLNMYIDGNCPGFEVKEFKDFVTKSITWIKADGQKKLREDGIYMSTPTICLTGLTSMSNNPFSADEIDSRRPGKNSGSSPNSDMLSNQNSYHLHSKIPRMLHPGKCKVHAMMKNVQLSPGSKGCAANKASTCGGCPADKTDIQINPYVKVSVSTTCPSLTNASSSSKQGSKSKNANIQASQSSMGDCMKGIKSDPGCYCGNEPVEPTPCPIRLREDCECVDEEEPAGEQEEEEALCYCPPGEQPLLLKKSNVECDCANRRRCEDETLVEPPKEKPDVFWALTKVSLLKDGTKNFEIIDVSPVPPGYYLMPDVNNLVLVGPQPKPAKAAPSKNCCCK, encoded by the exons ATGGCAAAAGGGGACAATTTTCGGTCATCGGAACTGCTTGGTGTCTTGAATCAAGTATCCTCCGCTATAAATA ATTCGCCAAGCAACATTTATATAAATCCCTCAGTATTGAAAGAAATTTTGGCATTGGATAAAGAACTGTCAGCAGTATTGAATGACCTCAACTTAACGCACAATGAGAGAAGCAGGCAACTTCTCCAACGACTTGCTTCTTGTTCTAACGGAAAATTAGCTGTTGTTACATCGAGAGAAGGAAAAGCTCTTTGTATACGTTCTTCAAAGTCAAGTTCTCAAAGTGCCAACCTAGAGGAAACTACAGAATCCTCGGGGGACGATAACGAATCATCATCATCTTCTATAAGCCTTTACAGCACTGACAGTATTATATCTGAAAAATCGGAAGACG AACCAGAAaacgacagaaaaaaaaatctcgttATACGATGCAACTACAACTCAGATAGCGAAGGGATCAGTAAAAATGTACTTCAAGTCTTTCCTTCATGCCAAACTCCTCCACCATTATGTGATCCTTGTTGCGAAAATACTTCTATATTCCCAAGCCCATGTAAAAGCCCGTGCCCaccaaagaaaaaagtatgtAAATCCAGAGAATCCTGTAAGACCGCCAGATTGGAAGCCCTGAGAAGAGACAAACTGGAGAGGGAATGCCGTAAGAAACAGGAGAAAGAAAGAGCAGAACAAAAGAAAGAGAGAGACAGACAGAGGAAAGCCCAAGAAAAAGAGAAGAAAGCAAAGGATAAAGaaagaaaagagaaagaaaaacAACTAGCtaaagagaagaagaagagagaAGCCATGCAACAAAAAATGGAAGCTAAGAGGAGTAAATCCGAGGAGGCAGCTAGGAGGAGGGAAGAGAAAGATAGGATGAAAGCCTGTAAGTTAGCTCTTAAAAGACCGATATGTGCTGGAAAACCGGTGTGTGCTGGAAAACCGGTGTGTGGTGAAAAACCGGTATGTGGTGAAAAACCTGTATGTGGCGAAAAACCGATATGTGGTGTTAAACCAATATGTGCGGAAAAACCGGTATGTGGTGAACCCCCATGTAGTAGCAGATCAGATCCTCGGGGTGTTTGCAAACCGGAATTACCATGTGATTT ACCTCCTAAATGCTGGTTCAGTTGCAAAGGTACCCAGGCGGCCAACGCCAGGAGAAGGGCACCTTCGGACTGTAAAACACCACCTTCCCCGTGTCCCGGTCGTTCTAGATTCGCCAGATTCCTG tcTAGCTTCGGCAACAGCGGCCTGCAGCTGCGTTTAATACCACCAGGAGATTCTTGCCGAAGTACAAGGAGTTGCATATTACCGAAATTTTGTCTACCGCGTACGATCACCTTGGACTCATCTTGCGGTATcccgaaaataaaaatcacacgTGGACCATGCGCCGATCCTTGCTCCCCTTCACCCTGTGGATCGCCTCCGTGTGGACCGGCACCGTGTGGACCGCAACCCTGTAGACTTCCACGCTGTTCACGGTCTCCTAGTTTCCCGAGGTTGAAACCATGCGTGATACCGCCGTGCAGAATGAAAGTGCCTTGTGCCTCAGTGCCTTGTGCCCCAGTGCCTTGTGGCCCAGTACCATGTGAACCAAAACCCTGCCAATCAAGACCCTGCACACCACCACCCCCGTGTATACCTAGGTTTTCTGGACCCCGTGCGCATACACCGCCACCTTGTGCGACCTCTCCGTGCGGTCCGTTGTTTCCACCTAATCCTAGGCCCTGTAGTTCCAAGCCTTCTGTATGTGCTCAGCCACCTCCTTGTAATACTCCCCCCTGTCCGACACCTAAACCGTGTGACCCCTATCCTTGCCAACCACAACCTTGCGCATCTGCGCCTTGCACTCCCAGGCCTTGTGCTAGTAAAGTTCCTTGCACTCAACCTGTCTGCTCTTCTAGACCGTGCACACCAATACGACGTATATCGAAGTGTCGGGTTTCTTTAGCTGCATGCAACTCGAGGCCGTGTACTCCACCAACCTGCCCTCCGATGCCTTGCAGCCCACAACCCTGCACGCCTCCTCCGTGCTCCAGTGCACCATGTTCTCGTTGCGGTTCAAGACCGTGCACCCCAACGATGCCTTGTCCTCCCCAACCTTGTGGCCCCACACCCTGCGCTTCTTCACCTTGTACTCAACCATCGTGCGGTCAAATGCCTTGTGGATCAGGAAGCAACTGCGTTCCTTGTCCAATGAGACCGTGTCTCTCGAAACCGCGAGTGTACGACCCTTGCCCAAGTTCTACTTGTTTCCGACCGCGTAAACAACCTTACAGTTGCGATTCCATGTGCAACGTAAGGAAGTGGGCGTGTTGTACGAAACGAATGCGAATCCCCAAGCCTTGTTTGCCCGGTAGCTGTACTAAAGATCCCTGCCCCCCGGAACCTTGCAGGAAGGCGTTCCGACCTAGTAGAACTCCCGTGTGCGGTCCCGCTTTCTATCCGGAACCTCCTTGCGGAAGTGGGAGGATATGCCCCTATTCGCCTGTATGTTCGGATACGAAAATTTGTCCACGTCAGAAACCCTGCTATCCAAGAACCTGCCGTTGGAGCAGACCTTGCACGCCTAGTTGTTCGGATTCGGACATCTGTCCGAAGAGTTCTTGCAGACCTAGGAAATGTACGCCATCTCCGGTATGTTCTTTGGCAGATGCATGTTACAAGGGGCGGAAATGCAGTCCGCCTTGGTGGACTTCAAGGTGTCCATACGATCCGTGCCCACCGAGACCATGTTCGAGGTCTCCAAGTTGTTATTCTTTAG ATGGATGTTCGGATGACAGTCGCTGTCCCAGACGTAGATGTTCCTCGAGGAGGTACTGGAGTCCTTATTGTTCAGACGACGAGTTCTGGTACATGAAGAGATACCCTTACCCGCCATGGTGGCGTTATTATCCCTTAGATGGGCCGCCGAGGTGTTCAATGGAAAATCTCTGCTACCGACCGAGTTGCCTCTACCCATGTCTACCAAGGGAATGTGCATCCATTCCTTGTGCTTCCACACCGTGTAGAGCAAGCTCGTGTTCGCCACCTCGCAAATCGCT CTCGTGTACTCCTCCTTCATGCCGCACACCTTGTGGAACGCCACGCCCCTCTCGATGTGCCTCACCTTGTTACCCACGACCTTGCTCTCCACCCCCTTGTCCTCCTCCTCCTCCTTCCTGTCCACCTTATCCGCCACCATGTCCACCTCAATATCCCCCACCTTGCCCATCACCTTATCCTCCTTGCCTTCCACCCCCATACCCTCCACCTCCTTGCCCCCCTCCTTGTTTTCCCCCACCATGTCCTCAGTATCCTCCTTGTCCGCCTACCCCTTGCTCATCGGGAGCTTCCGTTCCACCCTGTGGACCAACGCCTTGTTGGcctcctcctcctcctcctTCATGTGGTCAACCAGATCCATGTGGTCCCCCGTGCCCGCGACCAAGGTGCATACGAAGTCCGCCATGTTTGAAGAAATTGCCTAAATCATGTAAATTGAAGCAGAAACCTTGTTTCGCCAAAGCTTGCAACCCTGCTCCATGTCCTCTAAAACCTTGCAGTCCCCCTCCTTCTTGTCCGACCAGCCCATGTGTAACGCCAGCACCTAGTTGTGGTCAAGTTGA ATCACCTCCTTGTTATCCGGCTCAAAGCTCTACAAGTTTCTGCTCGAATTATTGGCCGTATCCTTACCCGCCTTATTATTGGCCTTATTACCAAGGTTATCCATCCTGCTATCCGAGTCAAACATACAGTGGACCAGGTTGTCGCCCCCCTCTTCCTAAGATATGTTTGTCTAAGTTGAAATGCAGCAAGTTATACCACATGTCCTGTGGCTCTGGTTTGCCGAAGTATAACTCAAGAAGCTCAAGTGCCAGTTCAGTTTCATCTTGTTCTTCATCGAACAGTAGCTCTTCTTCATCAGGCAGTACGTCATCATCCAGAAGCACTAGTTCCTGCAGTTCTACCAGCAATGCATCTCCCCGATACTGTGTTGCGAGCTGTAGGAATTCTTCGAGCAACCTCTTCAAGTGTAAAAGAAGAATATCTCGTTCTTCCGTATGTTCATCTTGCGACAGTTCTCCAAGACATACCATATGCAACACTAATGACAGATGTCATCCAAGTAGACAGCCATGTGGATCGCCCCTTCCTTGCAACTTTTTCCCACCCTGTCAGCCAGGACCGGTTTGTATACCACCGGTACCTTGTAGATTTCCCGTAAGTTGTGCAAGGTCTCAAGTGTGCTCATCAGCAACTGACCTCCATTGCGAATCAAGGCTAAGATGCAGAGGTATAGAACACTACGACGATAGGATTAAATTTGAACTACAGAAAATTGGTATAAATCAGTTGATCCAAGCCAGTAAACCTGCAAAATGCTGTAAGCAGACAGTCTTGAATCAACCATCGAAAGAGGAATTGCCATATGCAGCAAGTCTGGCTTCTTTGCCACTAGATAGAGCCGATATAAGGGTGATAAGACAGTCTGTGAGGATGGCCACCCAGAAAACTGAATGTAACTATACATCTATGGAGAATCGCACTAAATTGGTCTATTATGCTAATTTAGTTAAAGACAATTTCGATGACAAAAAGCCCAAAGATCCCCAGGTATACAAGGtgtgttatttttatttaaccTTAGACGATACGGATACTGTGCGAAATGCCTTGAAGAAGAGCCACAGTAAGGGAAGTTCGTTCAAATTCTTCCAGATATTCAATTGGTCTGAGAAAATTAGTAAAGGGTCAGCCAAAGGTCCCACTCAAGCAGTGGATCTTGCGACCAGTCTTGATTTCAAACAACTCATTAGTTCGAAAAGAACTGATGAGAATCTTCGTGTTATATCACAGGAAAATAGTACTGATGCTTTGGAGGACATGGTCTTCTCTGATCTCTTCCATGTGAAACAATCAGGAGTAGGCGATTCAAAACCAGGAAATTCTTTGGACGACAATTGTATCCACGATTTGAGTTTGAAGAAGACAAGGAAGAAGAATCAGAAACTCAATATAAATTTCACAATGACAGAGTCTTCTTTTGAgaatgattcattattattcgaaaataaacGTAATTGCAACAGTTTAGCTATTGATTCTGTAGAGAATTTTAGAAACTTCCAAAAGACCTACAACTCATTTTCTCAAACTGATATGACACATTTATCACCTGAACTTTCTAGGCATAGTATTTTAGTAGATGTTGGTTCACAAACAATAAACAGAAACCGAAAGGTGGTTATCGATAACCGAAAATTTTCTGAGGAGATCATGAGGTTACTCTCGAGTTCGGAAAGCGATGGCCTGCAATATCTCAAGCAGAATACTAATTGCCTTGTATATACAAGCGATGCAACTCTTGAAACCGATAGTTTGGAAGTTCATATGAAATCAGGGAACTTCAAAGCAAACTTGGATAACGACGAAGATTTTGAACATGCTACTCAGGACTTTGAAGATGCTATTAAAGATGTTTTAGGGGAGATAAGGCAATTGGCTTCGATGGCTGAGTCACTTAAAAGTaaagaatttttattcattaaggAGTCAGTACCCAAATCTAGAGATTACATGACGCAAAATACCATATGCAGTACATTGGAAGAGTTCACGTCCCCTCTAACGGAAGATGGTTCACCAAAAGGCAATGAAATTGTACTAACGAAGACTCTCAGTGCTAGTGCAGAATTATTTAGGAAACAAATTTCCAAAGGACAATTTATAGTCAGAATGTACAATTCTGTCAATGAGATTATAGGAGAAATATACGGGGAAGCTGAAAAACTTGCTAAACTAAGGAGAAATAGAATAGCAATATctggaaaaaaggaaaatgtAGAGGAAACTCGTTGCAAAAAAAGTGTGAGGCATTTTGATGCTGAAAAGAAGATCTCACctgcaaaagaaaaaaaaggtccTAAAAACACGCCTGAAAGTCTGAGAACGGTGTATACTTCGACCGgaaaaattatcacaaaattttatgattcgaACGGGAAGGCATTAACGTCAATCTATAATCCTGACGGAGAAAGAATCGCAGGTACATCTTCCCCTAAAAAACTGGCAAAAGTGCTCTTCGACAATAAGGGCAACTTTGTTAGCGGATACTATGATTCACAAGGAAACATCCTCAAAGCTGTGTACGATTCGCAAAAGAAGCTcctaaaaaaaactttcaattcCGAGATGTTACTGATAAAGTTTCCTTCTGacgataacaaaaaaaataataaacgtaTATTCAACGCACAAGGATTTCCTGTATATCAATTTCATTCGGACCAAGGGAAATTACTGACCAGCATATACGATTTTGAGGGTCACCTGATACGCGGCACATTCTTGGGAAATATATCCCAATTATTCCCCAGACTATTCGACCGACATGGCAAATTCATCTTAGGGAGATACAACAGAAGCGGTAAGATAATTAAACGGATATTCGACTCAAACGGCCACAATTTGCAACAGCTGTATAAATCTGATAGGACAACACTGCAGAAGGTTCCAGTCAAGCTGAAGCTCTTGAACCACAAGGGAGAAACAgtgaagaaattcttcaaaaagAACAAGATCCCCATGACCCACGTGTATGACGCCTTGGGAAACCTTCTATGTCAAGCTAGTGATGGTAACCCGAAGGACCTCTTCAGTCGTCTCTTCGATCTTGATGGTTTTTTCATCTTGGGCAGGCTGGACGAACATAGACACCTCATAGATGCCGTTTATGACGAAAGGGGTAAAAAGATATTGCAGGTGCAAGTTTTAGACAGCGAGACTGGCGAAATGGCCAAGGCGCTCAAATTGTACAACTTTCAAGGAAAACCCTTGGTGAACTTCTTCGATGAAAGCGGGGAATGTCTGAGGAATATCCACGATGTGAAAGGCGGTGTAGTCGAGACATCTCCAACTGGTAGAGCCATCAAATTGGCGGGTAGATTGTTCGATATGGCTGGGTATTTCATACAAGGAAGATACGACGCCCAGAAGAACCAAATCAGAGAAATTTACGACCACGATGGGTACAAAATCTTGCAGGTGTATGATGTCCATGGTAAGCCGGTGAGGAGAATTCCCCAAGCCAACACGATCTTCGATTCTGTTGGAAAAGAGATTAAACATCTCTACAACTCGGAACATAAGATCCTGTCAAGCATTTACGACACCAATGGTGACATGATTGGTGGCGTGCTTTCCCTTGACGCTGAAGAACTTGCTCCGTTTTTGTTCGACCTCGAGGGCAAGTTCATAAACAGCCGATTAGATTCTAGAATGAGTCTGATCAAGCACGTCTACGATTCGAAGGAAAATGTCCTGAGCAGGGTCTACACGCAAGGCAGTTTGTGTTTGAATGGTTCGAGAATTTTCAAGGAGAAATCCAAACCTGTAAAAACGGTTTACGTCAAACTGGAATGTAAGGAGAAATCCCATTCGAATTTGAAAGAAGCCGAAACCTTATTCGATAACCGTTGTCAGGCCTTTTCCAAAGCTTTATCTTCACCTCTGACGATGGCAAAGTTGCCTACGAAATTATCGAAGATGGATGAGTTGCCTTCAAGGAAAAGGAAAAGGGGAGAAGAGTGTTTCGAAGAAGGCAAGTCTGTTTCGGTCAAATGCCAATGTAAAATTAATGATAAGAAAGATAATGGGAGACCAGGTACTAGTGTTTCTATTGGAAAGCGTAGTACTGTTCAAAAGCTGAGTGAATTGATTaccagaagtcaatcgtgccaTCATCAGTCTAAGAAAAAGAAGATAGAGAAGAAGTGTACGAAGAAAA GttcgaaaaaatcagaaaactcGAGCAAAAACAAAACTGAGGGGAACCACCACAATGACCACCATAAAACCTCATCAAGCCCTCAAAAGCAACATTTTAGAGACACCAAAGTACTTACAACTGTTATGCCTTGCTATGAGACTACTAGAGCTTCTGTTCAAAGGAACGGTGACAGCTTAGAGAGCCTGCTGGATGACTACTTGCGACACGGGCAAGTAACCCGTAGAACAAAAG ataaaaatcatcattataaaAAGAAACCTATCAACTATGAGATGATAGAGGACACATTGTTGGAATGCCTGAATCTAACCAGAGACCCGAATTCCCTGAAACGAATGTCCCATACAATCTTACAATATTTCACCCAAGTTGTATTTAATCAGATAAAGAACAACTATTATAAGCAATTGTCGAAAAAGCGAAAATGCAGCTGGGCTAAACGACCGGAATCGACTGTCCtatttttcaacagaaaatacGCATGTGGCTATGCGGTCTGTAacgattccaaaaaaaatatcaaag AAACGATATCTTCATTTGTTTCTTGGGAAACATGTGACGAATTACTTCCAGAAGGAGAAGCAAGCAATGAAACGATCGATCACCCAAAGCCAGAAGAAGAAACACCACCCATCTCACCATCTAAAGAACCTCAACTCGATTCCGACAGTTTCACTCATGAAATGGAAGAAAACAGCGATTCAGTGATATTCTCAGATCAATCTCAAGAATCTGAAGTGGCAATTACCCTAGAGGACATCGCCAAAGAGGCCTTCTTGTGCAATTTACCGAACGCGCCTCCTTTCATCCTGAAGATGAGCAAGGTGACCGCGTCGAACACCCTTCCCGAAGACAAGGACAAGTCTGAGATCTGTTGCTCCTCGCTGAGCGTAACTTCCACAGACGTATCTTTTGATACTGATGA CTACACCAATTCCGTATCATCGATGTTGGAAAAGAAACGCTCCACCTATACAAAAGTTCCGGATCTGAACATGTACATAGATGGAAACTGTCCAGGGTTTGAGGTGAAGGAATTCAAGGATTTCGTCACGAAATCTATCACTTGGATCAAGGCAGATGGTCAGAAGAAGCTGAGGGAAGACGGGATCTATATGAGCACTCCGACGATTTGCCTAACTGGTTTGACCAGCATGTCCAACAATCCTTTTAGTGCAGACGAAATCGATTCCAGAAGACCGGGGAAGAACAGTGGATCTTCTCCGAATTCAG ATATGTTGTCCAACCAGAACAGCTACCACCTCCACTCGAAAATACCTAGGATGCTGCATCCCGGCAAGTGCAAAGTGCATGCTATGATGAAGAACGTGCAACTATCTCCTGGATCTAAAGGTTGTGCAGCTAACAAGGCCAGCACTTGCGGTGGATGCCCAGCAGACAAAACCGATATTCAGATCAACCCTTACGTGAAAGTCAGTGTGAGCACCACATGTCCAAGCTTGACTAACGCTAGTTCCTCCTCAAAGCAAGGAAGCAAGAGTAAAAACGCCAACATACAGGCATCACAGTCTTCTATGGGGGATTGTATGAAGGGTATCAAGTCCGACCCTGGTTGCTACTGTG GAAATGAGCCTGTGGAACCAACACCATGTCCGATTCGTTTGAGAGAAGACTGCGAGTGTGTGGATGAAGAGGAACCAGCTGGAGaacaggaagaagaagaagcactGTGTTACTGTCCACCTGGGGAACAACCACTCCTGTTGAAGAAATCTAACGTAGAGTGCGACTGCGCTAATAGAAGGAGGTGCGAAGATGAGACCCTTGTGGAACCCCCCAAAGAGAAACCAGACGTGTTTTGGGCTCTGACGAAGGTCAGTTTATTGAAAGACGGCACTAAGAACTTCGAAATTATAGATGTTTCGCCTGTCCCACCGGGTTATTACCTAATGCCTGATGTTAACAATCTTGTTTTGGTAGGACCTCAACCTAAACCTGCGAAGGCTGCTCCAAGTAAAAATTGTTGTTGTAAATAG